The window GTTCGTCTCACCTTTCCGCATGATGGATTCGACGTGCTCGGGGCCAATCGCCTTTAGGCTCATGGCTCCGAAGCGTTCCTTGAGGATGCCACAGATTTGCTCGGTCTTTTGGCGGTGCGACTTGCTCGAGCCTTCGACGCGAGGGAGGAACTGAGCCACGGCGGCTTTTACGGTCAGCCCGCCGGTTTCGATTGATTGTCGGCCCTGATTGCGGATCTGATCGACCAGCTGCGAGCCTACGGAGATGGCCTCCTCCTCGGAATCCCAGAAGCTCCGGAGTTTCTTCCCGGCAAAGCTGGCTCGGATTTCCAGCTTGAAAGGCTTACGGGCAGGGTCACTCCACTTGGTGACGAAGAACTCTTTGCACTCGAAGAGTGGTTTAGCGGGTTTGGGTCTTGTGTCCGCTGTGTCCATTAACCCCGGATTAAACGCAATATTTCGCAACAGCAAGCAATGTTTCCGCCCGGTGAAATGCCTCCTTGTGGAGGCTCATAAACAGAGGCAGAAGAAGTATTTCCAGAGGGGAAATACTGGCGGAAGGGGTGGGATTCGAACCCACGGACCCTTTTGGGGTCGCACGATTTCGAGTCGTGTGCCTTAAACCGGACTCAGCCACCCTTCCTAAAGAGGACGGGGAGTATTGCGCAGGAGGAAGGGTTTGTCCAGTGCCCTCCGGAGGATTTTTCCATCCGGCCTCCAGGAGGTTCCACGCCGGAGCACTTCGGTAAGTTGTCGAAGAGTTTGAGCGTGGGACGATCTGGCAGACGGCGCGCTGGAGGCTGCTTCATCTCACTTGTTTCCGGCCTGTCAGTCCCTGCGCCGCCAGGCCACCGTGCCGTTGAAAACGCCTACAGGATATGCCGTGCACCCAGCCAGGTGATGAAAAGGCCCAATACAAGGAGAATGGCGCTGGAAAAGTAGGGGGCGCGGGCTGCCAGTGAGGAGAACCAGGAGAATCTTTTCGAGGCGTGCTGTACCCCCCATGCGGCGGCAGCACCGACGGTCACCATGGTGAGGGCGAGACCGAAGCTGAAACAGGCGACGAGGGTGAAGCCAAGGATGAATTGCTTCAACTGCAGACAGACGAGCAATACCGTGATCGCGGCGGGGCAGGGGAGCAGACCTCCAGTGAGGCCGAAGACCACAATCTGCCCGGTGGTGACATGGCGGTTGCGAAATCTGCGTGCAATGTCAGCCGCGTGTTCGCGTTCATGCGTATCCTGGAAGTTGCCGCCAGAAAGGTCCAGATGTTCGTGTTCCTCGAAGGTTACGCTGTATCCTTGGCCTTTGGGTTCCACCCGAAGCTCGGCAGTGAAGGCGTGAGGCTCGGGCAGCTCGGATGTGGCCTCCCAGTAATCTCCCGAGCGGGTGAATTGGTAGATTTCCCGCGAATCGTCAGGGCGGGAGACTTCCACAATCGGGGCGCTGGTTTGCGTGAGGGGCCCATAGACCCGGAATCGTGGAGGCACGCCGTCTTCGTGGATGCAGACTTCGA of the Terrimicrobium sacchariphilum genome contains:
- a CDS encoding HoxN/HupN/NixA family nickel/cobalt transporter, yielding MTSFQELITQGAANAWLFIPTAVLLGILHGLEPGHSKTMMAAFIIAIRGTVAQAVLLGLSAAISHSFVIWLLAATALHFGSRWDVETTEPYFQFISGLIIVALAGWMFWRTRRDQLDAAYHEHHHHHDASGAGAHGGQIVSTNLGQIEVCIHEDGVPPRFRVYGPLTQTSAPIVEVSRPDDSREIYQFTRSGDYWEATSELPEPHAFTAELRVEPKGQGYSVTFEEHEHLDLSGGNFQDTHEREHAADIARRFRNRHVTTGQIVVFGLTGGLLPCPAAITVLLVCLQLKQFILGFTLVACFSFGLALTMVTVGAAAAWGVQHASKRFSWFSSLAARAPYFSSAILLVLGLFITWLGARHIL